In Pedobacter sp. SL55, the following proteins share a genomic window:
- a CDS encoding polysaccharide deacetylase family protein — protein sequence MYTVRPPFFLKWFYPNLIWNRERKDTKEKIVYLTFDDGPIPNVTDFVLNTLNSFGVKATFFCIGDNIQKHPQVFERIKNEGHAIGNHTYNHLKGWKTDDNTYVNNFWKCQELTGTNLFRPPYGRIKKSQIRQLVTSYELRVASSQPTTSNSKLKIVMWDVLSGDFDLKLSPEKCYQNVIKNTRNGSIIVFHDSLKAWDRLAYALPRAIEFLLKEGYGFKTL from the coding sequence ATGTACACCGTTAGGCCACCTTTTTTTCTTAAATGGTTTTACCCCAATTTAATTTGGAATAGAGAGCGTAAAGATACCAAAGAAAAAATCGTTTACCTTACCTTTGACGATGGACCAATACCAAATGTTACAGACTTTGTACTAAATACCTTAAATAGCTTTGGCGTTAAAGCTACTTTTTTTTGTATTGGCGATAACATACAAAAGCATCCGCAAGTATTTGAACGCATTAAAAACGAAGGCCACGCCATTGGAAACCACACTTACAACCACCTCAAAGGCTGGAAAACTGATGATAACACCTACGTAAATAATTTTTGGAAATGCCAAGAATTAACCGGAACCAATTTGTTTCGCCCACCGTACGGAAGGATTAAGAAAAGCCAAATAAGGCAATTGGTTACGAGTTATGAGTTACGAGTTGCAAGCTCGCAACCCACAACCAGCAACTCAAAACTCAAGATTGTAATGTGGGATGTACTAAGTGGCGATTTCGACCTTAAATTATCTCCAGAAAAATGTTATCAGAACGTGATTAAGAATACAAGAAACGGCTCCATCATTGTATTTCACGATAGTTTAAAAGCTTGGGATCGGCTAGCGTATGCTTTACCAAGAGCTATTGAATTTCTGTTGAAAGAAGGTTATGGATTTAAAACCTTGTAG
- a CDS encoding mobile mystery protein B — MGLNLQYEYGQTELEQEEVEDLKISSISTKFELDEFEQQNIEEAMLWIMNKKWKVEKIFSEAFIKEVHARMYSNVWKWAGKFRKTEKNIGVAHYKISLDLKHLLDDAIFWIKQQSYPADEIAIRFKHRLVSIHCFANGNGRHSRIMADIIVEKLFGLKPFTWGKNSTENNAETRDTYIKAVKTADNYDIAPLIKFARS, encoded by the coding sequence ATGGGATTAAACCTACAATACGAATACGGACAAACAGAGCTAGAACAAGAAGAGGTAGAAGATCTAAAAATATCATCCATCTCCACGAAGTTTGAATTAGATGAATTTGAGCAACAGAATATTGAAGAAGCTATGCTTTGGATTATGAATAAAAAATGGAAAGTGGAAAAGATATTTTCTGAAGCCTTTATTAAAGAGGTACATGCACGCATGTATAGCAATGTGTGGAAATGGGCTGGGAAATTTCGAAAAACAGAGAAGAATATTGGAGTAGCTCATTATAAAATAAGTCTAGATCTAAAACACCTTCTAGACGACGCTATTTTCTGGATAAAACAGCAGAGCTATCCAGCAGATGAAATTGCCATACGTTTCAAACACCGACTAGTTTCCATCCATTGTTTTGCTAATGGAAACGGACGACATAGCCGGATAATGGCTGATATCATAGTTGAAAAATTATTTGGTTTAAAACCTTTTACCTGGGGTAAAAACAGCACTGAGAACAATGCAGAAACCAGAGACACATACATTAAAGCAGTAAAGACTGCCGACAATTACGACATAGCCCCACTAATTAAATTTGCTAGAAGTTAA
- a CDS encoding efflux RND transporter periplasmic adaptor subunit has protein sequence MKLKHILIGAVAVILLIVILKVTGVIGKENAEKVTVEKVGDKTVIETVTASGKIQPETEVKLSSEVSGEVTELLVKEGDVVKKGQLLCKVRPDILQSSYERTVASYNAQKASVASAQQQLVQAEANFVNAEATYKRNVELYNKKVISAAEFDNAKATYLTAKSTLASAKEGVTGAKFNLEQTGASVKEAGANLARTTIYAPVDGVVSKLSIELGDRILGTSQMAGTEIMRISNLTSMEVNVDVNENDINRVSLGDSATVEVDAFAGKKFRGLVTEIASSSTAVGTATTSVDQVTNFSVKVRLLAESYNSVKGGAKDLPSPFRPGLSATVDIESETVKGMAVPIQAVFTDAKSDADKGTSQDDAEKQKSKLSDKQVKQYVYLFDAKASTVKKAEVTTGIQNDQFIIVKTGLKAGQEIVSGPYSAIQNKLKDGLKVEKTTKDKLFTSGDKK, from the coding sequence ATGAAGTTAAAACACATTTTAATAGGAGCAGTAGCTGTGATACTGCTAATCGTTATCTTAAAAGTTACAGGTGTAATTGGTAAGGAGAATGCGGAAAAAGTGACAGTAGAAAAAGTAGGAGATAAAACAGTAATAGAAACGGTAACTGCAAGTGGTAAAATACAGCCAGAAACAGAAGTTAAACTAAGCTCCGAAGTTTCTGGTGAGGTAACTGAACTTTTGGTAAAAGAAGGAGATGTGGTAAAGAAAGGGCAGTTGCTGTGTAAAGTACGTCCGGATATTTTACAATCTAGCTACGAGCGTACAGTTGCTTCTTATAATGCCCAAAAAGCAAGTGTAGCTTCGGCTCAACAGCAATTGGTACAAGCAGAAGCCAACTTCGTAAATGCAGAAGCAACCTATAAACGTAATGTAGAGTTATACAATAAAAAAGTAATATCGGCAGCAGAGTTTGATAATGCTAAAGCAACTTACTTGACTGCAAAATCTACCTTGGCCAGTGCAAAAGAAGGTGTAACTGGTGCTAAGTTTAACTTAGAGCAAACTGGTGCAAGCGTGAAAGAAGCAGGTGCGAACTTAGCAAGAACCACTATTTATGCTCCGGTTGATGGTGTAGTTTCTAAGCTTTCAATTGAGCTTGGCGATCGTATTTTGGGTACTTCGCAAATGGCAGGTACAGAGATTATGCGTATTTCTAACTTAACCAGCATGGAGGTAAATGTAGATGTAAACGAGAATGACATTAACCGAGTGAGCTTAGGCGATAGCGCTACCGTAGAAGTAGATGCCTTTGCCGGCAAAAAATTTAGAGGCTTGGTAACTGAAATTGCTAGTTCGTCTACCGCAGTAGGTACTGCCACCACTTCGGTAGATCAAGTAACCAACTTCTCTGTAAAAGTAAGACTATTGGCAGAATCATATAACTCGGTAAAAGGTGGTGCAAAAGATTTGCCATCGCCGTTTAGGCCAGGGCTTTCGGCAACGGTTGATATTGAAAGTGAAACGGTAAAAGGAATGGCAGTGCCCATACAGGCTGTTTTTACGGATGCCAAATCTGATGCTGACAAGGGAACTTCGCAAGATGATGCGGAAAAGCAAAAAAGTAAACTTAGTGATAAACAGGTAAAACAGTACGTTTATCTGTTTGATGCTAAGGCTTCTACGGTTAAAAAAGCAGAAGTAACCACCGGTATTCAAAACGATCAGTTTATTATTGTTAAAACAGGTCTTAAAGCGGGGCAAGAAATTGTATCTGGACCTTATTCTGCTATCCAAAATAAACTTAAAGATGGCCTGAAAGTAGAAAAAACTACTAAGGATAAGCTGTTTACTTCTGGAGATAAAAAGTAA
- a CDS encoding M23 family metallopeptidase, whose translation MSNTSSAGEPAYKVKHSGDNFLTLTPDNKNQGISYSYSYSFIRGELNPKFNPLFVYALPYGNGKKTRAIESSFLRATYFGATAPADWKAYRFYTEEADTVTAIRKGIVVSVSDVYDQDTKDVKYTSKVNTVIVEHADGTLANYKGFKKGIFVKEGQTVFPGTPLGMNDITNERYGISLMITYLKSANFGGNKNTVSKDSESLYGFITPYFSTIENSNGILTSQKYYSSAITPEIIQKEMTKKELKNLAKK comes from the coding sequence TTGTCTAACACCAGCAGCGCAGGCGAACCAGCTTACAAAGTAAAACACAGTGGCGACAACTTTCTCACGCTAACACCCGACAATAAAAACCAGGGAATTAGCTATTCTTACAGCTACAGCTTTATTCGGGGCGAATTGAACCCTAAATTTAATCCACTTTTTGTATATGCACTGCCTTATGGCAACGGGAAAAAAACCAGAGCAATAGAATCTAGCTTTTTAAGAGCAACTTACTTTGGTGCTACTGCTCCAGCCGATTGGAAAGCTTATCGGTTCTATACAGAAGAAGCCGACACCGTAACCGCTATAAGAAAAGGGATTGTAGTTAGCGTATCTGATGTTTATGACCAAGACACCAAAGATGTAAAATACACCAGCAAAGTAAATACGGTAATTGTAGAGCATGCCGATGGCACCCTAGCAAATTACAAAGGTTTTAAGAAAGGCATTTTCGTAAAAGAAGGGCAAACTGTATTTCCTGGCACGCCACTGGGAATGAACGACATTACAAACGAGCGCTATGGCATTTCGTTAATGATTACTTATTTAAAATCTGCAAATTTCGGCGGCAATAAAAACACAGTTTCTAAAGACAGTGAAAGTCTTTATGGCTTCATTACTCCCTATTTTTCTACCATAGAAAACTCGAATGGAATTTTAACCAGTCAAAAATATTACAGTTCTGCAATTACACCAGAAATCATCCAAAAAGAGATGACAAAAAAGGAATTAAAAAATCTGGCGAAGAAGTAA
- a CDS encoding mobile mystery protein A, producing the protein MKKELQITQLSKKLEDYKVLQQSTRPINGWIKAIRTTLGMSLEQLANRLQVSKQNIQSMEKREQEMAITLKSLQEVAQAMDMQLVYALVPKDDSLTALIERKAYELALNIVERTSQNMALENQQVNEAQAIYAVKKRKQAIIQEMPKALWD; encoded by the coding sequence ATGAAAAAAGAACTGCAAATCACACAATTGAGCAAAAAGTTGGAAGACTATAAAGTGCTGCAACAATCTACACGCCCTATTAATGGTTGGATAAAAGCGATTCGTACTACATTAGGTATGTCTTTAGAGCAGTTAGCAAATCGCCTACAAGTAAGCAAACAAAACATACAAAGTATGGAAAAACGAGAACAAGAAATGGCCATAACCCTCAAATCTTTACAAGAGGTAGCGCAAGCAATGGACATGCAATTAGTATATGCCTTAGTTCCGAAAGACGACTCACTAACAGCATTAATAGAACGTAAAGCCTATGAATTGGCTTTAAATATTGTTGAGCGAACTTCGCAAAATATGGCTTTAGAAAATCAGCAAGTAAATGAAGCACAGGCTATATATGCTGTAAAAAAACGTAAACAAGCCATTATTCAAGAAATGCCTAAAGCATTATGGGATTAA
- a CDS encoding bifunctional aconitate hydratase 2/2-methylisocitrate dehydratase, with amino-acid sequence MSIYNDYIQEIEDRKAQGLHPKPIDSAELTSEIIEQIKSVNNINRADAVNFFIYNTLPGTTAAAGVKAEFLKEIISGQAVVAEITPDFAFELLSHMKGGPSIKVLLDIALADNGDKAHKAADVLKTQVFLYDADTDRLKEAYNNGNEIAKEILESYAKAEFFTKLPEVPEEIKVVTFIAGIGDISTDLLSPGNQAHSRSDRELHGKCMITPEAQAQIKALQAQHPDKSVMLVAEKGTMGVGSSRMSGVNNVALWTGKQASPYVPFVNIAPIVGGTNGISPIFLTTVDVTGGIGIDLKNWVKKTDENGNVVRNENDEPILEEVYSVATGTVLTINTKTKKLYNGDQELIDISKALTPQKMEFIKAGGSYAIVFGKKIQTFAARTLGIDAPVVFAPAKEVSIEGQGLTAVEKIFNKNAVGVAQGKVLHAGSDVRVEVNIVGSQDTTGLMTAQELEAMAATVISPIVDGAYQSGCHTASVWDKKAQANIPKLMKFMNEFGVITARDPKGEYHAMTDVIHKVLNDITVDEWAIIIGGDSHTRMSKGVAFGADSGTVALALATGEASMPIPESVKVTFKGAMKEHMDFRDVVHATQLQMLQQFDGENVFQGRIIEVHIGTLLADQAFTFTDWTAEMKAKASICISQDDTLIESLEIAKHRIQIMIDKGMDNHNQVLQGLINKANKRIEEIKTGIKPALMPDDNAKYYAEVEIDLDLINEPMIADPDVNNADVSKRYTHDTIRDLTYYGGDKKVDLGFVGSCMVHKDDLKIVSQMLKNVETQTGKVEFKAPLVVAAPTYNIIDELKAEGDWDYLQKYSGFEFSDALPKSTARTEYENIMYLERPGCNLCMGNQEKAAKGDTVMATSTRLFQGRVVEDRDGKKGESLLASTPVVVLSAILGRIPNIDEYKAAVEGINLTKFTPISTKQ; translated from the coding sequence ATGAGCATTTACAACGATTATATCCAAGAAATCGAAGACAGAAAAGCACAAGGTCTTCATCCAAAACCTATTGATAGCGCTGAATTAACAAGCGAAATCATCGAGCAAATTAAAAGCGTTAACAACATCAACAGAGCAGATGCTGTTAATTTTTTTATATACAACACTTTGCCAGGAACTACGGCAGCGGCTGGCGTTAAGGCAGAGTTCTTAAAAGAAATTATTTCGGGTCAAGCTGTAGTTGCAGAAATTACACCAGACTTTGCTTTCGAGTTATTGTCGCACATGAAAGGCGGCCCATCTATTAAAGTTTTATTAGACATCGCATTAGCGGATAATGGAGATAAAGCTCACAAAGCAGCAGATGTACTTAAAACACAAGTTTTCTTGTACGATGCTGATACTGATCGATTGAAGGAAGCTTACAACAACGGTAATGAAATCGCTAAAGAAATTTTAGAAAGTTATGCTAAAGCTGAGTTCTTTACCAAACTTCCTGAAGTGCCAGAAGAAATTAAAGTAGTAACTTTTATTGCGGGCATTGGCGATATTTCTACAGATTTGTTATCTCCAGGCAACCAAGCGCATTCGCGTTCAGATCGTGAACTGCACGGTAAGTGCATGATTACTCCAGAGGCACAAGCACAAATTAAAGCGTTACAAGCACAACATCCAGATAAAAGCGTAATGCTAGTGGCCGAAAAAGGCACCATGGGCGTGGGCTCTTCGCGTATGTCGGGGGTAAATAACGTAGCGCTTTGGACAGGCAAGCAAGCTTCGCCTTATGTTCCTTTCGTAAACATCGCTCCTATTGTTGGCGGTACTAATGGTATTTCTCCAATCTTCTTAACTACAGTAGATGTAACTGGCGGTATCGGTATCGACCTTAAAAACTGGGTGAAGAAAACAGATGAAAACGGGAATGTGGTTCGTAACGAAAACGACGAGCCAATTTTAGAAGAAGTTTATTCAGTTGCTACAGGAACGGTGCTTACCATTAACACCAAAACAAAAAAATTATACAACGGAGATCAGGAGTTAATTGATATTTCTAAAGCATTAACACCGCAAAAAATGGAATTTATCAAAGCAGGTGGCTCTTATGCTATCGTGTTTGGTAAAAAAATCCAAACTTTTGCCGCTAGAACTTTAGGTATCGACGCTCCAGTAGTATTTGCTCCAGCTAAAGAAGTGTCTATCGAAGGGCAAGGTTTAACTGCTGTTGAAAAGATATTCAATAAAAATGCTGTAGGCGTAGCGCAAGGTAAAGTTTTACATGCAGGATCTGATGTTCGTGTAGAGGTAAACATTGTAGGCTCACAAGATACTACAGGTTTAATGACGGCTCAAGAATTAGAGGCAATGGCCGCTACAGTGATTTCTCCAATTGTTGACGGTGCTTATCAATCAGGTTGTCATACCGCATCGGTTTGGGATAAAAAAGCACAGGCCAACATCCCAAAATTGATGAAGTTCATGAACGAGTTTGGCGTGATTACCGCCCGCGACCCTAAAGGCGAATATCATGCGATGACAGATGTAATTCACAAAGTACTGAATGACATTACCGTTGATGAATGGGCAATCATTATTGGTGGCGACTCACATACCCGTATGTCTAAAGGTGTGGCTTTCGGTGCAGATTCTGGAACTGTGGCCTTAGCCTTGGCAACTGGTGAGGCTTCTATGCCAATTCCAGAGTCGGTAAAAGTTACTTTTAAAGGTGCAATGAAAGAACACATGGATTTCCGTGACGTGGTTCATGCTACACAACTGCAAATGTTGCAACAATTTGATGGAGAAAACGTTTTCCAAGGCCGTATCATCGAGGTACATATTGGTACGTTATTAGCAGATCAAGCCTTTACTTTTACAGATTGGACTGCCGAGATGAAAGCTAAAGCTTCAATCTGTATTTCTCAAGATGATACCTTAATCGAATCTTTAGAAATTGCGAAACACCGTATTCAGATTATGATTGACAAGGGAATGGACAACCATAATCAAGTGCTTCAAGGTTTGATTAACAAAGCAAACAAACGTATCGAGGAAATTAAAACGGGTATTAAGCCTGCATTAATGCCAGATGATAATGCTAAGTATTATGCCGAAGTTGAGATTGATTTAGATCTCATCAACGAACCGATGATTGCCGATCCAGATGTAAACAATGCTGACGTTTCGAAACGCTACACTCACGACACCATCAGAGATTTAACTTACTATGGTGGCGATAAAAAAGTAGACCTTGGTTTCGTAGGTTCTTGCATGGTGCATAAAGACGATTTAAAAATTGTTTCGCAAATGCTTAAAAATGTAGAAACGCAAACTGGAAAAGTAGAGTTTAAAGCTCCTTTAGTAGTCGCCGCTCCAACTTACAACATTATTGATGAACTGAAAGCTGAAGGCGATTGGGATTACCTACAAAAATATTCGGGATTTGAGTTTAGTGATGCTTTGCCTAAGAGTACAGCACGTACTGAATACGAAAACATTATGTATTTAGAGCGTCCAGGTTGTAATTTATGTATGGGAAACCAAGAAAAAGCGGCCAAAGGAGATACGGTAATGGCCACCTCAACTCGTTTGTTCCAAGGTCGTGTGGTAGAAGACAGAGACGGAAAAAAAGGAGAATCTTTATTGGCATCTACACCAGTGGTAGTGCTGTCTGCTATCTTGGGTCGTATTCCAAATATCGATGAATATAAAGCAGCAGTAGAAGGTATTAACTTAACCAAGTTTACTCCTATCTCAACAAAACAATAG
- a CDS encoding TolC family protein yields MRQSSKINFLFAAFALSVAGFTASAQEVITIQQAIDKTLSNNLQVKQAQFSAALADETYSQSKYALLPTISGNANASRNFGRSIDPSTNQFISQRFDGVSGSLNGSVDLFAGGQKINQIKQNKLLLAADIANVEKIKNDLILQVVTSYMQILFNKDLLKAAEAQLVVAKQTLNQQQQLLDVGNKTLADVSQAKSQVAISELDVTNAQNNLAISYLTLNQLMELPSDNKFEAQAPVIDAITIAKNSESAPEVVAAALNAFPDIKLASLRSQAAQRSINVARATYFPRLSFGGGLGSNYSSRFSALTGRTFYDQIQDNFNQFIGFSLSIPVFNGFQARSNVRRAKINYQNAQVNEQLSKNNLNKVIFQAVADLRAAESRYQSTTNAFAAQKDAFFVIEQRYNVGLANSVEFSTAQTNRNKAEIDMIQAKYDLLFKSKVIDYYLGKQIVF; encoded by the coding sequence ATGAGACAATCTTCCAAAATAAACTTTTTGTTTGCGGCGTTTGCCCTGTCCGTAGCAGGTTTTACTGCCTCGGCCCAAGAAGTAATTACTATTCAGCAAGCGATAGATAAGACGCTAAGTAATAACCTACAGGTTAAGCAGGCGCAGTTTAGCGCAGCACTCGCCGACGAAACTTACAGTCAATCTAAGTATGCTTTACTGCCTACAATAAGCGGTAATGCAAATGCTAGTAGGAATTTCGGTAGAAGTATAGATCCCTCTACCAATCAATTTATTAGCCAAAGGTTTGATGGCGTTAGTGGAAGTCTTAATGGAAGCGTAGATCTGTTTGCAGGAGGGCAAAAAATTAACCAGATTAAACAAAACAAGTTGTTGTTAGCTGCAGATATTGCTAACGTGGAGAAGATTAAAAACGACTTGATATTGCAAGTAGTTACTTCTTACATGCAAATTTTATTTAATAAAGATCTGTTGAAAGCTGCAGAAGCGCAGTTGGTGGTGGCAAAGCAAACGTTAAACCAACAGCAACAGTTGTTGGACGTGGGCAATAAGACTTTGGCAGACGTTTCTCAAGCTAAATCGCAGGTTGCTATTTCCGAATTGGATGTAACCAATGCCCAAAATAATTTGGCAATATCTTACTTAACATTAAATCAGCTAATGGAATTGCCATCTGATAATAAATTTGAGGCACAGGCTCCAGTAATAGACGCAATAACTATCGCAAAGAATAGCGAAAGTGCGCCAGAGGTGGTGGCTGCTGCTTTGAATGCCTTTCCAGATATTAAGCTGGCATCATTAAGGTCGCAAGCAGCACAAAGGAGTATCAATGTTGCTCGTGCTACTTACTTTCCTCGCCTGTCATTTGGTGGTGGTTTAGGCTCTAACTATTCTAGTCGCTTTTCGGCGCTTACGGGCCGAACGTTTTACGACCAAATACAAGACAACTTTAACCAGTTTATTGGATTTAGCCTCTCTATTCCAGTTTTTAATGGTTTTCAAGCTCGTTCAAATGTGAGAAGAGCAAAAATCAATTATCAAAATGCACAGGTTAATGAGCAGTTGTCAAAAAATAATCTTAACAAAGTTATTTTTCAGGCAGTTGCCGATTTAAGGGCTGCAGAAAGTAGATACCAATCTACAACAAATGCTTTTGCTGCGCAGAAAGATGCATTTTTTGTGATTGAGCAACGCTATAACGTAGGCTTAGCTAACTCGGTAGAGTTTAGTACTGCGCAAACAAATAGAAACAAAGCCGAAATTGATATGATACAGGCTAAATATGATCTGTTGTTCAAATCAAAAGTAATAGATTATTATTTAGGTAAACAAATTGTATTTTAA
- a CDS encoding aconitate hydratase, whose amino-acid sequence MAFDIEMIKKVYATFGERVDAARELVGRPLTLSEKILYAHLWDGKSNKAFTRGVDYVDFAPDRVAMQDATAQMALLQFMQAGRPKVAVPSSVHCDHLITAKLGAEIDLPHAKTESAEVFDFLSSVSNKYGIGFWKPGAGIIHQVILENYAFPGGMMIGTDSHTVNAGGLGMLAIGVGGADACDVMAGLPWELKFPKLIGVKLTGKLNGWTSAKDVILKVAGILTVKGGTGAIVEYFGDGAINLSCTGKGTICNMGAEIGATTSTFGYDESMERYLRATNRADVADAANAVKEHLTGDAEVYAQPEKYFDQLIEINLDELEPYLNGPFTPDLATPISQMKEVAAANGWPTKVEWGLIGSCTNSSYEDLSRAASVAKQAIDKGLGKKAEFGINPGSEQVRYTADRDGLLGTFKDLDATIFTNACGPCIGMWDRTGAEKAEKNTIVHSFNRNFAKRADGNPNTYAFVTSPEIVAAIAIAGDLGFNPLTDTLTNDKGEQVKLDEPTGWELPEKGYAVEDAGYQAPAEDGSNVEVVVSPTSHRLQLLDPFAPWEGTDLKGLKLLIKAKGKCTTDHISMAGPWLKFRGHLDNISNNMLIGAVNYFNDSTDSIKNQLTGEYGPVPATQRAYKAEGIGSIVVGDENYGEGSSREHAAMEPRHLGVRAVLVKSFARIHETNLKKQGMLGLTFADKEDYNKIQEDDTVDILGLTEFAPNKPLTLVLHHADGSTETFEVNHSYNEQQIEWFKAGGALNIIRREAAAKAAQ is encoded by the coding sequence ATGGCTTTTGATATAGAAATGATTAAAAAGGTATATGCTACTTTTGGCGAACGCGTAGATGCAGCTCGTGAACTAGTTGGCAGACCTTTAACACTTTCAGAAAAGATTTTATACGCACACCTTTGGGATGGAAAATCTAACAAAGCATTTACCCGCGGGGTAGATTATGTAGATTTTGCACCAGATAGAGTAGCAATGCAAGATGCAACGGCACAAATGGCTTTATTGCAATTTATGCAAGCTGGCCGGCCAAAAGTTGCAGTACCTTCTTCTGTACATTGCGATCACCTAATCACAGCTAAACTAGGCGCAGAAATTGATTTGCCTCACGCTAAAACAGAGAGTGCCGAAGTTTTCGATTTCCTTTCTTCAGTTTCTAACAAATACGGAATCGGCTTCTGGAAACCGGGCGCAGGTATCATCCACCAAGTAATTTTAGAAAACTATGCTTTTCCTGGCGGGATGATGATAGGCACTGACAGTCATACCGTAAATGCGGGAGGTTTAGGCATGTTAGCCATTGGTGTTGGCGGCGCCGATGCTTGCGACGTAATGGCCGGTTTGCCTTGGGAACTTAAATTCCCGAAATTGATTGGCGTAAAGTTAACTGGAAAGTTAAACGGATGGACTTCGGCTAAAGATGTAATTTTAAAAGTTGCTGGTATCTTAACCGTAAAAGGTGGTACTGGTGCTATTGTCGAATATTTTGGCGATGGAGCCATCAACCTAAGCTGTACAGGCAAAGGCACCATTTGTAACATGGGTGCAGAAATTGGTGCAACCACTTCTACATTCGGCTACGATGAGAGCATGGAACGTTATTTACGTGCCACCAACCGTGCCGATGTAGCAGATGCAGCCAATGCTGTGAAAGAACATTTAACTGGTGATGCCGAAGTTTATGCACAACCAGAAAAATATTTCGATCAATTAATAGAGATCAACTTAGATGAATTAGAGCCTTACTTGAACGGTCCTTTTACTCCTGATTTGGCTACGCCTATTTCACAAATGAAAGAAGTGGCTGCTGCTAACGGATGGCCAACTAAAGTAGAATGGGGTTTAATTGGTTCTTGTACCAACTCATCTTACGAAGATTTGTCTCGTGCTGCTTCGGTGGCAAAACAAGCAATTGATAAAGGTTTAGGCAAAAAAGCTGAATTTGGAATTAACCCAGGTTCTGAGCAAGTGCGTTACACCGCCGATCGTGACGGTTTGTTGGGTACTTTCAAAGATTTAGATGCAACTATATTCACTAATGCTTGCGGACCATGTATCGGTATGTGGGATAGAACTGGAGCTGAAAAGGCCGAAAAAAACACCATAGTTCACTCGTTTAACCGAAACTTCGCTAAACGTGCAGATGGTAATCCGAACACTTACGCATTTGTAACTTCTCCAGAAATTGTAGCTGCAATTGCTATTGCTGGCGATTTAGGTTTTAATCCACTTACAGACACGTTAACTAACGATAAAGGCGAGCAAGTAAAATTAGACGAACCAACAGGTTGGGAACTACCAGAAAAAGGTTATGCGGTAGAAGATGCGGGCTACCAAGCTCCGGCAGAAGATGGTTCTAATGTTGAAGTTGTTGTTTCTCCTACTTCGCACCGTTTGCAGCTACTAGATCCTTTCGCACCTTGGGAAGGCACAGACCTTAAAGGGCTGAAGCTGCTTATCAAAGCTAAAGGTAAATGTACTACCGACCATATTTCTATGGCAGGTCCGTGGTTAAAATTCCGCGGCCATTTAGATAACATTTCTAACAATATGCTAATTGGTGCGGTAAATTATTTTAACGATAGTACAGACAGTATTAAAAACCAACTAACTGGCGAGTACGGACCTGTTCCTGCTACGCAACGTGCTTATAAAGCAGAAGGTATTGGTTCTATTGTAGTGGGCGATGAAAACTATGGCGAAGGCTCGTCTCGAGAGCACGCTGCTATGGAGCCTCGTCATTTAGGTGTGCGTGCCGTGTTGGTAAAATCTTTTGCCCGTATTCACGAAACCAACTTGAAAAAACAAGGGATGTTAGGTTTAACTTTTGCCGACAAAGAAGATTATAACAAAATCCAAGAAGACGATACCGTCGATATCTTAGGCTTAACCGAATTTGCTCCTAACAAGCCATTAACTTTGGTTTTGCATCATGCAGATGGTTCTACGGAAACTTTTGAAGTAAACCATAGCTACAACGAACAACAAATTGAGTGGTTTAAAGCTGGTGGTGCATTAAATATCATTAGAAGAGAAGCTGCCGCTAAAGCTGCGCAATAA